The genomic region TCCCCAATGAATAACCTAACAGGAATAGCAGGCTACGAAGTGATCTCGCAGCGATGCAAATCGGATTTGGACGAGTTGGAGGCGGTTCTGGAGAGGGAGCCTGAGAGATGCCCTTACTGCGCGGCCCCGGGGCCGCGCAGTAAGGGCCGTTATCTTCGGAAGGTGCGTCATCGAAGTGGTTATGTTCGTTCAACTTTTTTGTTGGTGCACACCCGCCGTTTCTGGTGCTGGAGGTGCAAGCGGAGTTTCCTTCCCACGCTTCCGGGCATCCGTCCTTATCGCCAGAGCTCGGAGCTCTTTCGCAAGGAAGTCCACCAGCGCCACGAAGACGGGATCTGCGCGAGCACTTTGGCCAAGAGGGAGCGAATCGGGCAGGCTACGGTCGAACGGATTTATCACCAGCACACCGAGCTGGAGGTGCGCAAACGTTCCAACCGGGATTGCCCCCGGATGCTCGGAATCGACGAGCATACCCTGGGCAAAAAGAACCGCTTTTGCACCACCTTCTGCGACCTCGGCAACAATCGGGTCTTCGAGGTCAGGCCCGGTCGCAGCGAAAAGGAGCTCTCCGGCTTCCTGGCTTCCCTACCGGGGCGCGAGAAGGTCGAGGTTGTTTGCATCGACCTCTCCCAGAGTTACCGAAAGCTCGTGCGCCGTTGGTTCCCCAATGCCCGCATTGTGGCCG from Puniceicoccus vermicola harbors:
- a CDS encoding ISL3 family transposase, with amino-acid sequence SPMNNLTGIAGYEVISQRCKSDLDELEAVLEREPERCPYCAAPGPRSKGRYLRKVRHRSGYVRSTFLLVHTRRFWCWRCKRSFLPTLPGIRPYRQSSELFRKEVHQRHEDGICASTLAKRERIGQATVERIYHQHTELEVRKRSNRDCPRMLGIDEHTLGKKNRFCTTFCDLGNNRVFEVRPGRSEKELSGFLASLPGREKVEVVCIDLSQSYRKLVRRWFPNARIVADRFHAVRALAHHFTGLCREIAPEITRNSGLLAILRTRPGRLSQKQIRRRQELFDKHPTLEPLYLKRWQIHSLLCQKSCTAKKCRSNAKELYRHIEELQQQGFAQLKTLAKTLQQWIEPIATMWRFTKNNAITEGFHRKMKLIQRRAFGFRNFENYRLRVLAQCQ